The proteins below come from a single Leopardus geoffroyi isolate Oge1 chromosome D3, O.geoffroyi_Oge1_pat1.0, whole genome shotgun sequence genomic window:
- the ZNF10 gene encoding zinc finger protein 10 isoform X3: protein METKLLTARSHALVTFKDVLVNFTREEWKLLDTAQQIMYKDVMLENYKNLVSLGHQLPKPEVILQLEKGEEPWLVERGTHRETHPDLDTAVEIKSSVSSKSISKDKQSYGIKMEGIPKNDLWYLSLEEVWKCEDQLDKYQENQERHLRQVAFTQKKALTQERVCENGKYGGNCLLPAQLVLREYFHKHDSHTKSLKHNLVFSGHQESYASNSSECGQTFCQNIHLIQFARTQPGDKSYKCPDSVNSLTGGTSLGVSKGIHREKPYECKECGKFFSWRSNLTRHRLIHTGEKPYECKECGKSFSRSSHLIGHQKTHTGEEPYECKECGKSFSWFSHLVTHQRTHTGDKLYTCSQCGKSFVHSSRLIRHQRTHTGEKPYECPECGKSFRQSTHLILHQRTHVRVRPYECNECGKSYSQRSHLVVHHRTHTGLKPFECKDCGKCFSRSSHLFSHQRTHTGEKPYECHDCGKSFSQSSALIVHQRIHTGEKPYECCQCGKAFIRKNDLIKHQRVHVGEETYKCNQCGMIFSQNSPLIVHQIAHTGEQFLTCNQCGTALVNSPNLIRYQTNHIRESTY, encoded by the exons ATGGAGACCAAGTTGTTAACGGCCCGGTCCCAT GCACTGGTGACCTTCAAGGATGTACTTGTGAACTTCACCAGGGAGGAGTGGAAGCTGCTGGATACTGCTCAGCAGATCATGTACAAAgacgtgatgctggagaactaTAAGAACCTGGTTTCCTTGG GGCATCAGCTTCCCAAACCAGAGGTGATCCTCCagttggagaaaggggaagagccGTGGCTGGTGGAGAGGGGGACTCACCGGGAGACCCACCCAG atttggACACTGCGGTTGAGATTAAATCATCAGTGTCCAGTAAGAGCATTTCTAAAGATAAACAATCCTATGGCATTAAAATGGAAGGAATCCCAAAGAACGATCTCTGGTATTTGTCATTAGAAGAAGTCTGGAAGTGTGAAGACCAGTTGGACAAGTATCAGGAAAATCAGGAGAGACATTTGAGGCAAGTGGCATTCACCCAAAAGAAAGCACTTACTCAGGAGAGAGTCTGTGAAAACGGTAAATATGGGGGAAATTGTCTTCTTCCTGCTCAACTAGTGCTGAGGGAGTATTTCCACAAACATGACTCACATACTAAaagtttaaaacataatttagttTTTAGTGGTCATCAGGAAAGCTATGCAAGTAATAGTAGTGAATGTGGTCAAACCTTCTGTCAAAACATTCATCTTATTCAGTTTGCAAGAACTCAACCAGGAGATAAGTCTTACAAATGCCCCGATTCTGTCAACTCTCTTACCGGTGGTACATCCCTTGGTGTATCGAAGGGCATACATAGGGAGAAACCATATGAATGTAAGGAGTGTGGAAAATTCTTTAGCTGGCGTTCTAATCTTACCAGGCACCGGCTTattcatactggagaaaaaccctatgaatgtaaagaGTGTGGAAAGTCTTTCAGCCGGAGTTCTCACCTCATTGGACATCAGAAGACTCACACTGGTGAGGaaccctatgaatgtaaagaGTGTGGCAAGTCCTTCAGCTGGTTCTCTCACCTTGTGACCCAccagagaactcacacaggagaCAAACTGTACACGTGCAGCCAGTGTGGGAAGTCATTTGTTCACAGCTCCAGGCTCATTAGGCACCAGAGaactcatactggagagaaaccttatgaatgtcCTGAGTGTGGGAAGTCTTTCAGACAGAGCACACATCTCATTCTGCATCAGAGAACTCATGTCAGAGTGAGGCCCTACGAATGTAACGAGTGTGGGAAGTCGTATAGCCAGAGGTCTCACCTTGTGGTGCACCACAGGACTCACACGGGACTGAAGCCCTTTGAGTGTAAAGACTGCGGAAAATGCTTCAGTAGGAGCTCTCACCTTTTCTCCCATCAGAGGACCCACACCGGAGAGAAACCATATGAATGCCACGACTGTGGGAAGTCCTTCAGCCAGAGTTCTGCCCTCATCGtgcatcagagaattcatactggagagaagccATATGAATGCTGccagtgtgggaaagccttcattCGGAAGAACGACCTCATTAAGCATCAGAGGGTTCATGTTGGGGAAGAGACCTATAAATGTAATCAGTGTGGGATGATCTTCAGCCAGAACTCTCCGTTGATAGTACATCAAATAGCCCACACTGGAGAGCAGTTCTTAACTTGTAACCAGTGTGGGACAGCGCTTGTTAATAGTCCTAACCTTATTCGATATCAGACAAATCATATTAGAGAGAGTACTTATTAA
- the ZNF10 gene encoding zinc finger protein 10 isoform X2: MVTTIFITEKSIIKSKEGMETKLLTARSHALVTFKDVLVNFTREEWKLLDTAQQIMYKDVMLENYKNLVSLGHQLPKPEVILQLEKGEEPWLVERGTHRETHPDLDTAVEIKSSVSSKSISKDKQSYGIKMEGIPKNDLWYLSLEEVWKCEDQLDKYQENQERHLRQVAFTQKKALTQERVCENGKYGGNCLLPAQLVLREYFHKHDSHTKSLKHNLVFSGHQESYASNSSECGQTFCQNIHLIQFARTQPGDKSYKCPDSVNSLTGGTSLGVSKGIHREKPYECKECGKFFSWRSNLTRHRLIHTGEKPYECKECGKSFSRSSHLIGHQKTHTGEEPYECKECGKSFSWFSHLVTHQRTHTGDKLYTCSQCGKSFVHSSRLIRHQRTHTGEKPYECPECGKSFRQSTHLILHQRTHVRVRPYECNECGKSYSQRSHLVVHHRTHTGLKPFECKDCGKCFSRSSHLFSHQRTHTGEKPYECHDCGKSFSQSSALIVHQRIHTGEKPYECCQCGKAFIRKNDLIKHQRVHVGEETYKCNQCGMIFSQNSPLIVHQIAHTGEQFLTCNQCGTALVNSPNLIRYQTNHIRESTY; this comes from the exons ATGGTAACTAC GATCTTCATTACTGAAAAAAGCATCATCAAGAGCAAGGAGGGCATGGAGACCAAGTTGTTAACGGCCCGGTCCCAT GCACTGGTGACCTTCAAGGATGTACTTGTGAACTTCACCAGGGAGGAGTGGAAGCTGCTGGATACTGCTCAGCAGATCATGTACAAAgacgtgatgctggagaactaTAAGAACCTGGTTTCCTTGG GGCATCAGCTTCCCAAACCAGAGGTGATCCTCCagttggagaaaggggaagagccGTGGCTGGTGGAGAGGGGGACTCACCGGGAGACCCACCCAG atttggACACTGCGGTTGAGATTAAATCATCAGTGTCCAGTAAGAGCATTTCTAAAGATAAACAATCCTATGGCATTAAAATGGAAGGAATCCCAAAGAACGATCTCTGGTATTTGTCATTAGAAGAAGTCTGGAAGTGTGAAGACCAGTTGGACAAGTATCAGGAAAATCAGGAGAGACATTTGAGGCAAGTGGCATTCACCCAAAAGAAAGCACTTACTCAGGAGAGAGTCTGTGAAAACGGTAAATATGGGGGAAATTGTCTTCTTCCTGCTCAACTAGTGCTGAGGGAGTATTTCCACAAACATGACTCACATACTAAaagtttaaaacataatttagttTTTAGTGGTCATCAGGAAAGCTATGCAAGTAATAGTAGTGAATGTGGTCAAACCTTCTGTCAAAACATTCATCTTATTCAGTTTGCAAGAACTCAACCAGGAGATAAGTCTTACAAATGCCCCGATTCTGTCAACTCTCTTACCGGTGGTACATCCCTTGGTGTATCGAAGGGCATACATAGGGAGAAACCATATGAATGTAAGGAGTGTGGAAAATTCTTTAGCTGGCGTTCTAATCTTACCAGGCACCGGCTTattcatactggagaaaaaccctatgaatgtaaagaGTGTGGAAAGTCTTTCAGCCGGAGTTCTCACCTCATTGGACATCAGAAGACTCACACTGGTGAGGaaccctatgaatgtaaagaGTGTGGCAAGTCCTTCAGCTGGTTCTCTCACCTTGTGACCCAccagagaactcacacaggagaCAAACTGTACACGTGCAGCCAGTGTGGGAAGTCATTTGTTCACAGCTCCAGGCTCATTAGGCACCAGAGaactcatactggagagaaaccttatgaatgtcCTGAGTGTGGGAAGTCTTTCAGACAGAGCACACATCTCATTCTGCATCAGAGAACTCATGTCAGAGTGAGGCCCTACGAATGTAACGAGTGTGGGAAGTCGTATAGCCAGAGGTCTCACCTTGTGGTGCACCACAGGACTCACACGGGACTGAAGCCCTTTGAGTGTAAAGACTGCGGAAAATGCTTCAGTAGGAGCTCTCACCTTTTCTCCCATCAGAGGACCCACACCGGAGAGAAACCATATGAATGCCACGACTGTGGGAAGTCCTTCAGCCAGAGTTCTGCCCTCATCGtgcatcagagaattcatactggagagaagccATATGAATGCTGccagtgtgggaaagccttcattCGGAAGAACGACCTCATTAAGCATCAGAGGGTTCATGTTGGGGAAGAGACCTATAAATGTAATCAGTGTGGGATGATCTTCAGCCAGAACTCTCCGTTGATAGTACATCAAATAGCCCACACTGGAGAGCAGTTCTTAACTTGTAACCAGTGTGGGACAGCGCTTGTTAATAGTCCTAACCTTATTCGATATCAGACAAATCATATTAGAGAGAGTACTTATTAA
- the ZNF10 gene encoding zinc finger protein 10 isoform X1: protein MFLSFFYLLLLRIFITEKSIIKSKEGMETKLLTARSHALVTFKDVLVNFTREEWKLLDTAQQIMYKDVMLENYKNLVSLGHQLPKPEVILQLEKGEEPWLVERGTHRETHPDLDTAVEIKSSVSSKSISKDKQSYGIKMEGIPKNDLWYLSLEEVWKCEDQLDKYQENQERHLRQVAFTQKKALTQERVCENGKYGGNCLLPAQLVLREYFHKHDSHTKSLKHNLVFSGHQESYASNSSECGQTFCQNIHLIQFARTQPGDKSYKCPDSVNSLTGGTSLGVSKGIHREKPYECKECGKFFSWRSNLTRHRLIHTGEKPYECKECGKSFSRSSHLIGHQKTHTGEEPYECKECGKSFSWFSHLVTHQRTHTGDKLYTCSQCGKSFVHSSRLIRHQRTHTGEKPYECPECGKSFRQSTHLILHQRTHVRVRPYECNECGKSYSQRSHLVVHHRTHTGLKPFECKDCGKCFSRSSHLFSHQRTHTGEKPYECHDCGKSFSQSSALIVHQRIHTGEKPYECCQCGKAFIRKNDLIKHQRVHVGEETYKCNQCGMIFSQNSPLIVHQIAHTGEQFLTCNQCGTALVNSPNLIRYQTNHIRESTY, encoded by the exons atgtttctctcttttttctacctTCTCCTCCTCAGGATCTTCATTACTGAAAAAAGCATCATCAAGAGCAAGGAGGGCATGGAGACCAAGTTGTTAACGGCCCGGTCCCAT GCACTGGTGACCTTCAAGGATGTACTTGTGAACTTCACCAGGGAGGAGTGGAAGCTGCTGGATACTGCTCAGCAGATCATGTACAAAgacgtgatgctggagaactaTAAGAACCTGGTTTCCTTGG GGCATCAGCTTCCCAAACCAGAGGTGATCCTCCagttggagaaaggggaagagccGTGGCTGGTGGAGAGGGGGACTCACCGGGAGACCCACCCAG atttggACACTGCGGTTGAGATTAAATCATCAGTGTCCAGTAAGAGCATTTCTAAAGATAAACAATCCTATGGCATTAAAATGGAAGGAATCCCAAAGAACGATCTCTGGTATTTGTCATTAGAAGAAGTCTGGAAGTGTGAAGACCAGTTGGACAAGTATCAGGAAAATCAGGAGAGACATTTGAGGCAAGTGGCATTCACCCAAAAGAAAGCACTTACTCAGGAGAGAGTCTGTGAAAACGGTAAATATGGGGGAAATTGTCTTCTTCCTGCTCAACTAGTGCTGAGGGAGTATTTCCACAAACATGACTCACATACTAAaagtttaaaacataatttagttTTTAGTGGTCATCAGGAAAGCTATGCAAGTAATAGTAGTGAATGTGGTCAAACCTTCTGTCAAAACATTCATCTTATTCAGTTTGCAAGAACTCAACCAGGAGATAAGTCTTACAAATGCCCCGATTCTGTCAACTCTCTTACCGGTGGTACATCCCTTGGTGTATCGAAGGGCATACATAGGGAGAAACCATATGAATGTAAGGAGTGTGGAAAATTCTTTAGCTGGCGTTCTAATCTTACCAGGCACCGGCTTattcatactggagaaaaaccctatgaatgtaaagaGTGTGGAAAGTCTTTCAGCCGGAGTTCTCACCTCATTGGACATCAGAAGACTCACACTGGTGAGGaaccctatgaatgtaaagaGTGTGGCAAGTCCTTCAGCTGGTTCTCTCACCTTGTGACCCAccagagaactcacacaggagaCAAACTGTACACGTGCAGCCAGTGTGGGAAGTCATTTGTTCACAGCTCCAGGCTCATTAGGCACCAGAGaactcatactggagagaaaccttatgaatgtcCTGAGTGTGGGAAGTCTTTCAGACAGAGCACACATCTCATTCTGCATCAGAGAACTCATGTCAGAGTGAGGCCCTACGAATGTAACGAGTGTGGGAAGTCGTATAGCCAGAGGTCTCACCTTGTGGTGCACCACAGGACTCACACGGGACTGAAGCCCTTTGAGTGTAAAGACTGCGGAAAATGCTTCAGTAGGAGCTCTCACCTTTTCTCCCATCAGAGGACCCACACCGGAGAGAAACCATATGAATGCCACGACTGTGGGAAGTCCTTCAGCCAGAGTTCTGCCCTCATCGtgcatcagagaattcatactggagagaagccATATGAATGCTGccagtgtgggaaagccttcattCGGAAGAACGACCTCATTAAGCATCAGAGGGTTCATGTTGGGGAAGAGACCTATAAATGTAATCAGTGTGGGATGATCTTCAGCCAGAACTCTCCGTTGATAGTACATCAAATAGCCCACACTGGAGAGCAGTTCTTAACTTGTAACCAGTGTGGGACAGCGCTTGTTAATAGTCCTAACCTTATTCGATATCAGACAAATCATATTAGAGAGAGTACTTATTAA